Genomic segment of Cytobacillus suaedae:
AAGTTGTAGAGCTATTACAAAACCACATTAAAGCTCATACTCCACCAGGGGTTGAAGTAACAACCAAATTATTTGATAAGGGAGCACCATTCCTAACACCATTTGACCACCCAGCTATACAAGCTGCAGGAAGAGCTTATGAAAAGGTGTATGAGGTTCCAACTTCCTATACTCGTGGTGGTGGATCAATTCCTATCGTTGCAGCCTTTGATCAAATTTTAAACGTACCAATTGTCCTAATGGGCTTTGGGTTACCAACTGAAAATTTCCATGCACCAAATGAGCACTTTCATCTAGAAAACTTTGATAAAGGGATGCTTACGCTTTGTCATTATTGGTATGAGTTAGAACAATCAATCTAATAGCTTCTGGAAGAACACTAGACAAAAAGGATGAACCCGTTAAAAGATTCATCCTTCTTTTTGCTATTTCTTTTTCTTCATGCCTTTTAAATAAATGATTAAAATAGGTAATTGTAAGATTGCTGCAAAAGAAAGTCCAATTCGAAGTGTAAACTGACTTGCAGCTGCCCCAACTACTGGCCCTCCTACAATTTGACCAAATGCATTCATTTGACTAGACATTGATAAAACAGTTGCACGCACACTGCTATCTAGGTTTTGATTAATCCATGTATCATATAATGGACCGGTAATAACCCCAGCCATACAAAGAAGTAAAAAGCTTATCAGAGCTAACGTGAAGTTACCAGCTAAGCTAAAGCCGATAATACAAAGAATTTTAACAAACGTGAAGATAGCCATATACTTCGCGACATACATCTCACTATCTAGTTTTAAATACTTTCTTGCAATCATTGCTGTAAAAAAACATAAAACATTTGCAAGAATACTAATGATTCCAAACCAAACTGGTAATGTGACTTCACCGAGATTAGGAAACTCAAAGTTCGTAATCAAATGTGCTTCCCATAAACGATCGAAACCTTCAGAACCCGCCCCTAAAAACAGGCTGATAATAAGAAAAGCCATCAGGATAGGTGTTCCTCTAACTAAGAGATAGCCTTTACGAAATATCTTTACCGATTCACGGATGGAAGAACGTTCTTCTTCCCCACTTCTTTTGAAGTTAGTCTCACCCATAACAAAGACTAATAATACCCCTAAGCCTAAGTAGAGAACTCCGCCAATCAAGAAAGGTATATTTAAGGCAATTGAAGCTAGACCAACACTTGCAAGTACACCTAGAATACTAGAAACCTGATTTACTTGGTTAGCTTTTAAAAATACATCTCCAATTTGGTCTGTACCTATCTCGTCCGCTAACCACGCTTGGCCTGCACCACTTAAGAAGGTCTCTCCAATTCCACGAATCACTTCAGCAATAACTACTCCTACAAATAAAGATAATGCTCCATGAAAAACTGTTTCAGATATAAATGGTACTGATCCTTCTAGAAAAAAGGCAATACCAAGAATGAATGTCCCAATAATAACAGATAATCTTCTACTATACGTATCAGCAAGGACTCCTGTTGGAATCTCCATTAGTAGAACTGTTATCTCTAAAAATGTACCTACTAGCACCAGTTGAAAAGGGGTTAACCCCAACTCTGCTACATAATATAAAGCATAGGTTGTGAACATTGTTGCATTTGCAAATGCCATAATAGCACTCATTAAAATATAAACCTTTGATGCATGCATCTTCTTCAAACAAATTCTCCCTTTCGATTAGGGAGAGCACACATCACTATTTCAGACGGAAATACTAGCTATGTGCTTTCCCTCTGTTTACTGTATTTCTGTTACCTCTCATGTCGATAGATCTGACTGACATGTTTCAACACCTCCGATTTTTAATACACTTATTTTAATACCTTTTTATAGAAATAGATATATCTTCCAAAAAAATATTTAAGAATTCCTCTATACTAGAAAAAATTTAAAAAGCCTGACACCCCAACGCGTTAAAGCGCCGGGGGTCAGGCCCCAAATGTTTATAGGTTTTCAAAGAACAGTCTTATTACGTCTGCTCCTCCAATAAATGTACCTAAAGAGCTTCCTAAATTGGATAATGTAACAATTAACAGAATTCTAGTTACTTTGTTATTCCAAAAGCCTTTTAAGCTAAAGACATCTTCTGATAGTGATTCAAAATCTGCAACATTTGGTCTTCGGAAATAGGCTTGAACAAGTCCTGCAAACCATCCTGCTGCTAATAAAGGATTTAATGATGTAATGGGTGCAGCTACAAAAGCAGTAAGTATAGCCAAAGGATGTCCAAATGCTAGCGCTGCTCCCAAAGCCGAAAATGAACCGTTCCATAGTACCCAACTAATCGTTTGTTGAACACCGGCAGTCGGATTTGCAATGAATGTGTACGCTATGATGGCAAGGATAAATGCAGGAATTGACCAACCAATGATTTTCGGCCATTTTGACTTTGGCGGCACTTTCATTAAAGGCTTAAGATCCTGGTCTTCCTTTATAGCTTCTTTAATTCCTGGAACGTGAGCAGCTCCTAACACAGCAACGATTTTCTGTCCTGGTGCCTCTCTAATTTTTTGAGCTAAGTATTGATCACGCTCATCAATGAGGGGTACCTTAAGCTTAGGAAAGTTTTTTGTAAAGTCACTTAACATCGCATCTAGCATATCTTCAGATTTAAGACGTTCTAATTCTTCTTCTGTCACACTCTCATTATTGAAGATACTTCCGATCATTGAAAATAATAGCTGAGCTTTTCCCCATAAGCCTACATTCGCCCAGATACGAGCAAATGTAATTTGGATATTTCGATCAGCCAATACTAGTTTAGCTCCAACTTCATTAGCAGACTCAATTCCCTGGATCATCTCTTGCCCTGGTTTAATTCCGAATTGTTTTGCCATACGTTTTTGAAAAGAAGAGATCACAAGATTCATTAAAAGCAAGGTAGCTTTCTTTTCCTTAATAACCTTAAATACATCCATTTCTTTCCACTTGTTCCCATCCATAATGGACTGGTATCTCTGCTGATCCAACTCGACGCATACTGAGTCTGGTTGTTCAGCCTCGATGACTTCTTTTACTTGCTCCGCACTTTGTTTCGAAACATGCGCAGTTCCAATAAGGATATACTCCTTATCATTTAAATGTATTCTAGTAATATTTTCTTCTGACATTAGACTACCTTCCTTTTTAAAAGAAACATCTTCTATATTCTTAAATTTAAGTATACATAAATCACTGTTCCCATGCTAACCTGAATTTTATTTTATCATAGTCCCTTTCATTACTTCTTCTTAAGAGGAAACTTATCTCAGTGTGATAAACTATCTATGTTCTCGTGATACTCTGCTATTATTGTCATCATTATTGCAAATAACCTACTATTTCTTATATGATGTTAATTAGCAATCTTATCTTTTTATAGTGTAAAGTGTATAATTATAGTAATCGAAATTTAAAAATTGCTTAACACTATATATCGATTTCATTCAACTATTGGCACACTGGAGTGAACTTAATTTTGGAATCTAAAAAATCATTGCCCATCCTCTTTTTGGTCATGTTTCTTGTCATGGTTGGGTTTGGAATTATTATACCTGTCATTCCTTTTTATGCTGAGGAGTTAGGCGCATCACCTACACAACTAGGATTATTAATGGCTGTTTATTCATTAATGCAGCTCCTTTTCGCTCCAATGTGGGGACGAATTTCCGATCGAATTGGTAGAAAGCCGGTTATGATGCTTGGTATTCTTGGACTTTCTCTTTCTTTCTTCTTAATGGCACTGGCTACTGAACTTTGGATGCTGTTTGCAGCAAGAATCATTGGTGGATTTTTGTCTGCTGCGAATATGCCAACAGTTACAGCCTACGTTGCAGACATTACCTCTGAGGAAGACCGTGGTAAGGGAATGGGGATCATAGGTGCATCGATTGGCTTAGGATTTATTTTTGGTCCTGCAATAGGCGGCGTATTTTCAGAAGGCAGCTTAAATGTACCATTCTATCTTGCAGGAGCCTCTTCACTTTTAACGTTCTTTTTAATTTTATTTGTGTTAAAAGAGTCATTATCACCAGAGCAACGGTCAAATCAAGCAAAGGAAAGAACACCACTTCGTAAAGCAATCAATGGGCCTGTTTCGATTCTGTATTTTTTACAGTTGTTTGTATCTTTATCGTTATCAGGTCTTGAGGCTACTTTTGCTTACTTTGCTTATGAGAAAGCAGGTCTAGGTACAGTTGAATTAGGATATATCTTCATGATCATGGGATTGGCTGGTGCACTTGTTCAAGGTGGATTAGTAGGTAGGTTAACGAAAAAGTACGGTGAAGGTATTGTGATCCAAATTGGTATAGTAATCTCGACAATTGGATTTGCTCTTATCTTATTTATTGATAGTTTTGCAACTGCCGCTATCTTCTTAACTGTTTTTGGAATTGGGAATGGCTTTATCCGTCCAAGTGTTTCTGCGTTGATAACGAAAAAGTCAACCTCAGGCCATGGAAGCACAACAGGATTACTCTCTTCCTTTGATTCACTTGGCAGAATTGCTGGACCTCCACTAGGAGGATTGCTCTTCTCCGTTGCTATTGGCTTACCCTATATTTCAGGAATGCTTTTATCAATTTTTGCTTTGTTCTTGTTCAAGCTTTATTCAGTACAAACCAAGAAGTCTATTTCGAGTACATTCTAAAAAGAAACATCCCTTCAGCAAAGGGATGTTTCTTTTCTTTAATTTATATTTAAATAATGGAATTCATCGTTTCTCTTAAAACAGTGGCGGAATGTGCAAATTGTTTCATTTCGGTCTCGTCGAGATCAATTTCAATAATCTCACGAATTCCCGATCGATTAATGACGGTTGGTACACCTATATATACATCGCTTTGGCCATATTGTCCATCTAAGTAGGTCGATACCGTTAGGATACTATTTTCATTATTAAGAATCGCTTTTGTTATTCTTACTAACGACATCCCTATCCCATAATATGTAGCTCCCTTACGCTCGATAATATGATAGGCTGCATCACGTACATTTTTGAAAATTTCATCGAGATGTTCTTTTTTCACGTCACTTCTCTTCTCTATAATTGTGCTAAGTTGTTCTATTCCTATACTTGCATGACTCCATACCGGAAGTTCAGTATCACCATGTTCACCAATAATAGCGGCATGTACATTTCTTGTATCTACATTAAAGTATTGACCAAGGGAAAAACGCAGACGTGCTGTATCTAACACTGTCCCTGATCCGATCACTTTTGAGGTTGGTAGACCTGACTCTTTCCATGTCACATAAGATAGAATATCAACAGGATTAGTTGCCACTAGAAAAATCCCATCAAAGCCATTTTCCATTACACTTTTCACAATCTGCTTAAAAATCCTTGTGTTCTTTTCTAACAATTGCAATCGAGTTTCTCCTGGCTTTTGAGCTAATCCAGCAGTTATAACTACCAAATCAGCATGATTACAATCCTTATAGGTTCCACTCCAAACCTTTATCGATGCAGGTGCAAAAGGCAAGCCATGATTCAGGTCCATTGCTTCGCCCTCAGCTTTTGATTCATTCACATCTATTAAGACTAATTCTTCAACAACTCCCTGGTTAATTAGAGAATAAGCATAACTACAGCCAACTGCACCAGTTCCTACTACAACAACACGGTTCACCTTTTCTTTAGCCATTGGTTTAGCTCCTTTTAAAATAATCAGAGTAAAGTAATCAACTTTATCATTGCCCCTTATGAGTATTCACATCGTGTAGATATTTTATAGCACGTTCTTATTCAATAAGTTGTTAGACCGCACCTTTCACTGGTGACATTTGCTTAATGGATAAAGTAGTATAACTAAATTTAAAACAAAGACTAATACAAATTAAATGCATCAGTCCTTGTTTTTTAGTTTAAGATATTCTCTATTATTTATTGCTCGGCTTCCCATTTCGAAATCTCTTCTCGAACCTTAGGGGCTACTTCGGTACCAAGCAGTTCAATTGCTTTCATAACATCCTCATGTGGCATAGAACCAACTGGCACATGCAACATGAACCGTGTAACACCGACATTTTTTCGAAGGTAAATAATTTTTTGTGCTACTGTATCTGCATCTCCTACATACAGAGCTCCCTCAAAGCTTCTTGCTGTATCAAAACTAGTTCGGTCATAATGTCCCCATCCACGCTCTTTCCCTAATTTATTCATGACTTGTTGGGTTGAAGGGAAAAACTTATCCGCAGCTGTTTGAGTATCCTCGGCTACAAACCCGTGTGAATGTGAAGCAACTGAAAGTGTTGAAACATCATGACCCGCTTGCTCAGCAGCTTTTTTATATAGCTCTACTAGAGGAGCAAATTGAACAGGTCTTCCACCTATGATTGCTAGTGTCAAAGGTAAACCTAACAAACCTGCTCGAATGACAGACTGTGTATTCCCCCCACTGCCTATCCAAATTGGTAACGGATCCTGAACCGGACGAGGATATACACCTAGATTGTTTATCGCTGGCCGATGCTTTCCACTCCATGTCACTTTTTTTGATTTTTGTAGTTCGAGCAATAATTCTAACTTTTCATCAAATAACTCATCATAGTCTCTTAAGTCATATCCGAACAATGGAAATGATTCAATAAACGAGCCTCTTCCGGCCATGATTTCTGCTCGTCCATTTGAGATTCCATCAAGTGTGGAAAAGTCTTGGTATACTCGTACCGGATCCGCTGATGAAAGAACTGTAACTGCACTTGTTAGCCTAATCTTTTCCGTCTGTGATGCAGCAGCTGCTAGAATAACTGCTGGGGAAGACGCTGCAAAGTCCTCTCTGTGGTGTTCCCCTACTCCAAAGACATCTAATCCCACTTTATCAGCGAGGACAATTTCCTCGACTACCTCTCTAATACGTTGCGCGTGACTGACTACTTCTCCAGTTTCTACATCTGGGGTTGTTTCAACAAACGTACTAATTCCTATTTCCATAGACATTTCTACCTCCTACGTTTTGAAAAAACGGTATGTAAATTAATAATGCCTATTTTGAGGCTTACGTTTGATAAATTCAAGTTTCAAGCACTCTCTATACAGTTGTGTAAATCTAGGGTTCTATCAATTTTTCCTCACGAGCTTTTAATACAGCTTGAAGGCGATCTTGAACTTCAAGCTTTGAATAAATTGTAGAAATATAGTTTTTTACTGTTCCCTCTGCTAAATACAGCTCACGCGCAATTTCTCGGTTATCCTTTCCACCTGCAAGTAAACGAAGCACATCCATTTCTCTTTCTGTTAGACCATATCGGGGTTTCTTTTCATTTTCTTTCTTTATTTTAGTAGGTAAAGATTCATTCATTGTCCATTCAGAGATCATTTTTTTTGCAATGTCTTGTGGAATGAGTGTCTCCCCATTGTTAACTAAGCGTATACTCGATGCTAAATCTTCTGGCTGCATGGCCTTTAACAAATATCCGACAGCTCCAGCCTTCAGTGCCTCCTTAACATGTTCTATATCATGAAATGTGGTAAGCATAACTACTCTAACTTCTGGATACTGTGTTTGAATATGTCTGGTTGCCTCAATTCCGTCCATTTCTGGCATGTGAATATCCATTAAAATAACATCTGGCTTATGTTCCTTACATAATTGCAAGGCCTCCAATCCATTAGATGCCAGTCCGACCACTTCAATATCAGATTCCACCCGTAAAACAATACGCAAACTACCTCGAATTAATTCCTGATCATCTGCTATAAGTACTTTTATCATCCTTTATCCAGCCTTTCTGGTCTTAAGCGGTAGTTGGCAAGTAACCGTTGTACCGCCATTTTCACTAGAATCAATTGTTAATTCACCCTGATAGGACTCAATTCGCTCGCGCATAGCGGTTAGACCAAAACCAAATTCTGTATTCTTCATTCCTCTGCCATTATCCTCTATGGTTAAAATCAATTGTTCCTGTTCTATCATAAAACGAATCTCAATAAGGCTAGCACCTCCATGACGTTTTGCATTTGTTAAGGACTCCTGTAAACATCGAATCAATGTTAAGGAGATTGTTTGGGAAACTCTAGTGTCCTTTCCAACCATTTCAAATTGAATCTGTGTTCCTGTATTTAGTGAAAACTCACTAGCAATCTGTTTGAGTTGGGTAGATAAAGTACCCCCTTCATCTGGTGGAGCAATATGATGAATTTGGTTTCTGATTTCCTCAAGACCTTTTCTACTTACTTTTCTTAGTTGGTTTATATTATTGATGGCTTCTTCCGGTTCTTCTTTAATTAAATACGATACAGCATCTAGACCCATGATCACGGATGTTAATGTGTGTCCAACTGTATCATGAAGCTCCCGTGAAAGCCGGTTTCGTTCTTCCAGAAGAGTAACTACTTCCACTTGTTTTGCATATTGTTCAAGAACTTGACGCTGTTGTTCATTCTCAAGAAGTAGTTGTTGCATTCTCCATTGAGTATCAATGACTTTCCAAATAATATATCCTAGGCCGAAGAATAGAAAGCCTTCTATGATTGATATTGTAAAAGAAGAGATAGGTAAAACGATTGCCATTGCAATTGCGGGGATGACAGAGAACCAAATCCATAATGGAATTCGAACCCTGACAGAATGTATATTTGCAGCAGCACACATAGCTGGTATTGCAATGTATGAAAAATACACATCAATCATATGCGAACTATAAATCAAAAACGCCCCACTTAATACAAGCTCTATAACTGGATAAACCCACGTTTTCTTACCCATTGTCTTAAACCAAATGAATTGCGGAATTATACCTGCAAATAAACAGAACAATAGAATCTTGTAAAGTCCAAGCTTATCACCTTCATATTCATACCCTAGTAGAACTAAATGGACCACTACCCATATAACTCTTGTATAAAACAAAGCTTTATAAGCCCAATGGTCATTAAGGATGTTCTTCATGCCTTCTCTCCTTCTCTTACTAACTCTTCTATAACCTTAGTCTCATATTACTAAATGGAAATTATTGTGCATAGGCTTTTTAGTCATATCTGGTCATATATGACTCCTTAAATAAAAATGGTTACTGCAGGCACTATGGGAAGTGACCATTTCTTTTGCATAATTAGGTTATAAATTAGATGAACTAAAGGAGAAATGATCTATGAATATGTTAAAAAAAGTACAATCTTTTTTAAAAAATCACCCATTTATTTTTGCACTCTTTGCTCTACTAATAAGTCGAATTGCTGGTATGTTGACAATTAAACTAGTTCAGCTAGTTAATCCTGATTTAACCATACAGGCTGAGTTAGGCTGGCTACTAATGGCTGTATACGCAAGTGTAGTTGTAAGTCTAGTTTATTGGACAGATACGGCTGCTGAAATTGGTTTAAAACGACCTCATTCTATAAAAGAATGGATGTTATTTATCCCACTATTGTCTTTACCTATTCTCATTCTAGCTTACAATGGTATCTATTCCTGGGGATTTGCCCAAAACCTTATACTCCTTATCGCTGCAATTGGTGTATCTATAAATGAAGAGGTATTATTTAGAGGGATCTTATTGAGAGGATTCATGAAATGGGGTCCATGGGTTGCAATCTTTGTTCCTAGCGGATTATTTGCACTTGCACACTCAACGAATATTTTTGTAGGTTCCGACCCTACCTTTGCTCTTTTTCAAACGTTTTGGACATTTACAGCTGGAATTATGCTATCAGCGATAAGGTTACGTACAGGAAGCTTATACCCCGTTATCCTGTTCCACATCCTTCTAGATGGGGTTGAATATTTCTCAACGGGGCGTTATGGAGTTCATCCTGAAGGAATTTCCACTACTTTTCTACTAACGTTTTTAGTACTAAACATTATTCTAGCTATCTACGCAGTAATCCTTTTTTATAGAGGTTCAAAAAACCGTCCTGAAGCAACAACATTAAAACTTCAAAAAGCACACCTTTCATAAAGAAAGGTGTGTTTTTTGAATACAATCCATTTTAAAGCAAAAAATAGGGTAAGAAATAAAAAGAATGAATCTGGGTGTGGCTAACAATGGGATTAGGAAATCTCTTCATTCGAATTAGAAGGAGCTTTTGGTACCTTCCTTCTTTATATGGATTTATTGCAGCAGTTCTCGCTATTATAAGTGTAAAACTTAATACCTACTTAGCAAAGCTCGAACTATATCAAATTGTTCCAATCCTTTTTACGGATATTGACCTTGCACAAACGATATTAAGTTCGATATCAGCTTCGTTGCTCACAATGACAACGATAACGTTCTCTACAATTCTTGTTGTATTAACAACCTATCTTTCACAGTTTTCTCCTAGAACACTACAAAATTTTATTACCGATCATAGTACTCAACGTGTTCTAGGTATTTTTGTAGGAGGATTTATTTACTCCATACTTTTACTCTTACTTTTAAGAGAAACAGATACAACTACAACTTTTATCGTTCCTGCCATTGCTATATTCATTTCTATTGTTTGCTTACTTGTCTTTGTCTTCTTTATTCATCATGTTACTGGCTGGATCCAGGTAAGTAATTTAATTCATACGATTACCCTTGAAACAATTGACAAAATTAATAAAGACTTAAAGGATGTAAAAGATGTACAAGAAGATCCGCCATGGGAAGATTGGGAAAGTGAAGAAATTAAACATATCCCTCCGAAACATATTAGCTTAACTGGTTCTGGATATATTCAATATATAGATATTGAAGGCTTGGTTAAGCAAGCGACGAAGGAAGATTGTATTATCCAAATTGAGAAAGAAGTCAATGATTATGTTGACGAGGATACTCCATTATTATCATTATGGTTTCTTTCCACTCATCAGGTGAAAGGAAATTACGATAAGTATTTCATTATTGGTTCAGAACAAGCTGCTGTTAATGATATAGAATTTGGGCTAACAAAAATTGTTGAAATTGGACTTCGTGCTTTATCACCAGGAATTAATGATCCAAATACTGCGATTAACTGTATCGATAATTTAGGAAAGATACTAACTAAGTTAGGAAGTAAGCATCTACCAAAGTCATATCATAATGATGATAACCGAAATCTAAGAGTTATTTATAAGAAACCTGATTTCTCTGATTATCTGTATAAATGCTTTTTTCAAATCCGCCAGTATGGATTTTCTGATATCTCTGTATTAACTGCAGGGATAAAAGCACTTACCTTGATTGCAGAAAGCAATTCCAAGCATATAAAGGAATTGGTTTGGGAATTTTCGGAGTATATTATTGAAGGCATTGATGCAAATATGCTCCTATCCTTAGATAGGCGATATATAAATGAGCAATTAAAAGCCCTTGCTAAAGCAACCGGTCATAAGATTGAATACAAAGCAATTTAAGGGCTTGTCCCTGAAAGTCAAAACATATTAAGGAAGTGTAGAATCATTAATTTTTCTACACTTCCCCTTATGTCATCTACCCAACTGAATAGTTTTCGGTTTTCTTTCTACGTTTTTCCCCATATATCTTCCATACTATATAAGCAATTGTAAGAAGTAAAAATACCAATAGCAATCTTGATTGATACTCAGTAACAAAAGCAATGACAGTATCAATATCTCCCTGATAAAAACGTCCTATGCTTAACAGTATAAAGGTTGAAGGAGCGATTCCAGCAATGGTTAGTAATGTATAAATAGAAAGCTTCATGTTTGACATTCCTGCTAGAAATGGAATCACATTCCCTAGATGTAGAGGACTTGAAAGGGCAACACTCCATATACCATGTTTAGTAAATGAGACCTTTGCTTTCTCCAACTTTTCTCTTTTGTCCTGGCTTAATCGTTTCTCCACAGACTTGCCAAACTTTAAGCCAATATAATAGGGTATATAGCTTCCAATTGCGTAAACTAAACTCCCTACCAGTGAAATCCACGCGAGTTCAAACCACGATAAGTCCATAATAAATCCAACCGTTATGATTAAAAAGGTACCAAAAAAGGGCAAAGCACTACCTTCAATAAACATTGAAAGAAGGATGCCCCATATCCCCCATTCCTCAATTAATCCTAAGATCATTTCTGTCATTTCAGTCAACTCCACCTAAATTACTCTATAGTAGTAGTTTAAAGTGGGATTGCATTTTCCAGTAGACACTAGAGGTGTAATTTCATATACGCCTTGAGGAGTATATAGATAATTAAGATTAGCATAAGTCACCTTACGATTCAGGCATAATCCAAATGATTTCACACGTTCGAACAAAGAATGTTGAATCATGCTCTTTTATTACTACATGATCTGGTTTTGCATCAGCAATAATTCCATTCACTGGTCCGCGATTTGTGTCTATGACAACTCTTTTACCAACAAGACTCATTATCGCCGCATAAACAAAGGGTTCTACTACTACAACTTGCATCGGAGCTTGCCCAACTGACTGCATCTGGTGATTCATTCCATTTGGATACATTCTGCTCATTCATCGTCCCTCCAAGTTGATAATTAATACACATCCAACTTATGAAAATAACGACTTGGCTCATTCCGAAAAGTTCAAAGTACGGTTATTAACCAATCTGAGGATACATAAATTTATGAACCCAAAAAAGAGTAAATGACCATACTGTTTAATTCTTTCTATTCTATTTAGAGAATAGCTAAATTTGCCCTTAAACTGCTTGTTAATTATTAACTACCATACGTCCCAAAGGACCATCTTCTTTAATTATATCCTCAATGTCATATACCGCAATTGGAAACATCGGAAAACCAAAGACATATGGT
This window contains:
- a CDS encoding DUF2254 domain-containing protein, producing MGLGNLFIRIRRSFWYLPSLYGFIAAVLAIISVKLNTYLAKLELYQIVPILFTDIDLAQTILSSISASLLTMTTITFSTILVVLTTYLSQFSPRTLQNFITDHSTQRVLGIFVGGFIYSILLLLLLRETDTTTTFIVPAIAIFISIVCLLVFVFFIHHVTGWIQVSNLIHTITLETIDKINKDLKDVKDVQEDPPWEDWESEEIKHIPPKHISLTGSGYIQYIDIEGLVKQATKEDCIIQIEKEVNDYVDEDTPLLSLWFLSTHQVKGNYDKYFIIGSEQAAVNDIEFGLTKIVEIGLRALSPGINDPNTAINCIDNLGKILTKLGSKHLPKSYHNDDNRNLRVIYKKPDFSDYLYKCFFQIRQYGFSDISVLTAGIKALTLIAESNSKHIKELVWEFSEYIIEGIDANMLLSLDRRYINEQLKALAKATGHKIEYKAI
- a CDS encoding VTT domain-containing protein, producing the protein MTEMILGLIEEWGIWGILLSMFIEGSALPFFGTFLIITVGFIMDLSWFELAWISLVGSLVYAIGSYIPYYIGLKFGKSVEKRLSQDKREKLEKAKVSFTKHGIWSVALSSPLHLGNVIPFLAGMSNMKLSIYTLLTIAGIAPSTFILLSIGRFYQGDIDTVIAFVTEYQSRLLLVFLLLTIAYIVWKIYGEKRRKKTENYSVG
- a CDS encoding DUF2642 domain-containing protein, with the protein product MQVVVVEPFVYAAIMSLVGKRVVIDTNRGPVNGIIADAKPDHVVIKEHDSTFFVRTCEIIWIMPES